In Helicoverpa armigera isolate CAAS_96S chromosome 20, ASM3070526v1, whole genome shotgun sequence, one DNA window encodes the following:
- the LOC110372510 gene encoding uncharacterized protein LOC110372510 isoform X1 — MQLSFRMASDRNKETKDDVRREIKELQARCLHQWKVIDNSPLEAPCESLDEINEKKLCYLEGLGMEIQNSNTPITLDENLLTSQFLKEITDKTAQVEEYTAFIKGSIHDTDAEINRLKTVITITQEAKSRPKTNKLEVKPEHLFRAKEKFKSMKAELHGLIQSLFPNCDHLVFEIMGQLMAENLNETSNGYIPITSETFQIIELLKDMNLVAVNPYNHMEVKLA, encoded by the exons ATGCAGTTAAGTTTTAGGATGGCTTCCGATcgtaataaagaaacaaaagacgacGTTAGACGTGAAATAAAAGAATTACAAGCGCGATGCCTGCACCAGTGGAAAGTTATCGACAATTCGCCTTTAGAAGCGCCGTGTGAAAGCTTAGATGAAATAAACGAGAAAAAGCTGTGTTACCTAGAAGGACTGGGCATGGAAATTCAAAATTCGAATACCCCGATAACGCTCGATGAAAACCTTCTTACCAGCCAGTTTCTGAAGGAAATTACCGACAAAACTGCACAAGTAGAAGAGTATACCGCATTTATAAAAGGAAGTATACATGATACTGATGCGGAGATAAATAG attAAAAACTGTGATTACAATAACACAAGAAGCCAAGAGTCGACCAAAGACAAACAAGCTAGAAGTTAAGCCAGAACATCTTTTTAGAGCAAAGGAAAAGTTTAAGAGCATGAAGGCTGAATTACATGGATTGATACAGTCCTTATTTCCTAACTGTGATCATTTAGTCTTTGAGATTATGGGG cAACTGATGGCAGAGAATCTAAATGAAACATCAAACGGATACATACCTATCACATCAGAGACATTCCAAATTATAGAACTACTGAAAGACATGAATCTTGTAGCTGTAAACCCTTATAACCATATGGAGGTCAAATTAGCTTGA
- the LOC110372510 gene encoding uncharacterized protein LOC110372510 isoform X2: MASDRNKETKDDVRREIKELQARCLHQWKVIDNSPLEAPCESLDEINEKKLCYLEGLGMEIQNSNTPITLDENLLTSQFLKEITDKTAQVEEYTAFIKGSIHDTDAEINRLKTVITITQEAKSRPKTNKLEVKPEHLFRAKEKFKSMKAELHGLIQSLFPNCDHLVFEIMGQLMAENLNETSNGYIPITSETFQIIELLKDMNLVAVNPYNHMEVKLA, encoded by the exons ATGGCTTCCGATcgtaataaagaaacaaaagacgacGTTAGACGTGAAATAAAAGAATTACAAGCGCGATGCCTGCACCAGTGGAAAGTTATCGACAATTCGCCTTTAGAAGCGCCGTGTGAAAGCTTAGATGAAATAAACGAGAAAAAGCTGTGTTACCTAGAAGGACTGGGCATGGAAATTCAAAATTCGAATACCCCGATAACGCTCGATGAAAACCTTCTTACCAGCCAGTTTCTGAAGGAAATTACCGACAAAACTGCACAAGTAGAAGAGTATACCGCATTTATAAAAGGAAGTATACATGATACTGATGCGGAGATAAATAG attAAAAACTGTGATTACAATAACACAAGAAGCCAAGAGTCGACCAAAGACAAACAAGCTAGAAGTTAAGCCAGAACATCTTTTTAGAGCAAAGGAAAAGTTTAAGAGCATGAAGGCTGAATTACATGGATTGATACAGTCCTTATTTCCTAACTGTGATCATTTAGTCTTTGAGATTATGGGG cAACTGATGGCAGAGAATCTAAATGAAACATCAAACGGATACATACCTATCACATCAGAGACATTCCAAATTATAGAACTACTGAAAGACATGAATCTTGTAGCTGTAAACCCTTATAACCATATGGAGGTCAAATTAGCTTGA
- the LOC110372509 gene encoding b(0,+)-type amino acid transporter 1 isoform X2, producing the protein MTFAEYAIQPFTPHIQQDNKEIAIKLASISALFVMTYINITSVKLFVKVQNIFGVCKVFACLIVIGGGIYEIYKGNTEHLNKGFEGSTTSPGGIALALYSGLWAYDGWNSVTVVTEEIINPGVNVPLSISIAVPLITALYVFMNVAYMTVLSYADMTSVPAVAVAFGARVLGPASFLIPLGVAIATFGCAMSVQFGVTRVCYTAARGGHMLEVFSYVNVKRLTPAPAVAFQAILTSVFILVGNIKTLIEFASWFLWFFYGLAMVALLVLRKTQPKKHRPYRVPTIVPCFVLLVAIFLSILPIVHDPSLKYLMAVGFILMGATVYTVFVYYKKTPTAILRKFTFLTQVLFESVPPSDRQD; encoded by the exons ATGACTTTTGCTGAATACGCAATTCAGCCTTTTACACCACATATACAACAAGATAATAAAGAAATAGCAATAAAACTTGCTTCTATATCAGcattat TTGTAATGACCTACATCAACATAACAAGTGTGAAGCTGTTTGTTAAAGTACAAAACATATTCGGAGTTTGCAAAGTGTTTGCATGTCTCATCGTTATTGGAGGTGGCATTTATGAAATCTATAAAG gtAACACAGAGCACTTAAACAAAGGTTTTGAAGGCAGCACTACAAGCCCTGGTGGAATAGCCCTCGCTTTGTACTCGGGTTTATGGGCCTATGATGGATGGAACAGTGTTACTGTCGTCACTGAGGAGATTATTAACCCTGGAGT CAACGTCCCCCTAAGCATATCAATAGCAGTTCCCCTAATCACAGCTCTGTACGTCTTCATGAACGTAGCGTACATGACGGTGCTAAGTTACGCGGACATGACATCAGTGCCGGCGGTAGCCGTGGCTTTCGGAGCCAGGGTACTGGGCCCGGCGAGTTTCCTGATACCGCTGGGAGTCGCTATAGCTACCTTTGGATGCGCTATGAGTGTGCAGTTTGGTGTTACTAG AGTATGCTACACAGCCGCTCGTGGTGGTCACATGTTAGAAGTATTCTCATACGTTAATGTTAAGCGATTAACACCCGCCCCAGCTGTGGCTTTCCAA gcaATACTAACATCAGTATTCATACTGGTTGGCAACATCAAAACTCTAATAGAGTTCGCCAGTTGGTTCCTATGGTTCTTCTACGGTCTCGCCATGGTCGCTTTACTAGTTCTAAGAAAAACACAACCAAAGAAACATCGCCCATACAGGGTTCCGACAATAGTCCCGTGCTTTGTGTTGCTAGTGgcgatatttttatcgatactgCCAATCGTACACGACCCATCCCTTAAATATTTGATGGCTGTGGGCTTCATATTGATGGGCGCTACGGTGTACACCGTGTTTGTATATTATAAGAAAACTCCGACTGCTATTTTAA GAAAATTCACATTCCTCACTCAAGTCCTGTTCGAAAGTGTGCCGCCAAGCGATCGTCAAGACTGA
- the LOC110372509 gene encoding b(0,+)-type amino acid transporter 1 isoform X1 has translation MPDKESELIEKCETGNGMAKACGSAVKLKRELGLFSAVNLILGVMIGSGIFVSPSSALEHSGSVALCLIIWTVSGIISLLGALSFAELGTVVGKSGAEYSYFQEAFGNTHKFWGPLPSFICAWIYVVILRPAEVAIIVMTFAEYAIQPFTPHIQQDNKEIAIKLASISALFVMTYINITSVKLFVKVQNIFGVCKVFACLIVIGGGIYEIYKGNTEHLNKGFEGSTTSPGGIALALYSGLWAYDGWNSVTVVTEEIINPGVNVPLSISIAVPLITALYVFMNVAYMTVLSYADMTSVPAVAVAFGARVLGPASFLIPLGVAIATFGCAMSVQFGVTRVCYTAARGGHMLEVFSYVNVKRLTPAPAVAFQAILTSVFILVGNIKTLIEFASWFLWFFYGLAMVALLVLRKTQPKKHRPYRVPTIVPCFVLLVAIFLSILPIVHDPSLKYLMAVGFILMGATVYTVFVYYKKTPTAILRKFTFLTQVLFESVPPSDRQD, from the exons ATGCCTGACAAAGAATCGGAACTGATTGAAAAGTGTGAGACCGGCAACGGCATGGCGAAGGCGTGCGGAAGCGCCGTCAAACTGAAACGAGAATTAGGACTCTTCTCAGCCGTGAACTTGATACTTGGTGTTATGATCGGATCTGGCATCTTCGTATCACCGTCCTCCGCCCTCGAACACTCTGGATCCGTAGCACTTTGCCTGATTATATGGACGGTTTCTGGAATAATATCCTTATTAG GAGCACTGTCATTCGCTGAACTAGGAACTGTAGTCGGCAAATCCGGCGCAGAATACTCATATTTTCAAGAAGCATTTGGAAACACACACAAATTTTGGGGGCCGTTGCCTTCATTTATATGTGCTTGGATATACGTTGTTATATTAAGACCTGCAGAAGTCGCCATAATAGTTATGACTTTTGCTGAATACGCAATTCAGCCTTTTACACCACATATACAACAAGATAATAAAGAAATAGCAATAAAACTTGCTTCTATATCAGcattat TTGTAATGACCTACATCAACATAACAAGTGTGAAGCTGTTTGTTAAAGTACAAAACATATTCGGAGTTTGCAAAGTGTTTGCATGTCTCATCGTTATTGGAGGTGGCATTTATGAAATCTATAAAG gtAACACAGAGCACTTAAACAAAGGTTTTGAAGGCAGCACTACAAGCCCTGGTGGAATAGCCCTCGCTTTGTACTCGGGTTTATGGGCCTATGATGGATGGAACAGTGTTACTGTCGTCACTGAGGAGATTATTAACCCTGGAGT CAACGTCCCCCTAAGCATATCAATAGCAGTTCCCCTAATCACAGCTCTGTACGTCTTCATGAACGTAGCGTACATGACGGTGCTAAGTTACGCGGACATGACATCAGTGCCGGCGGTAGCCGTGGCTTTCGGAGCCAGGGTACTGGGCCCGGCGAGTTTCCTGATACCGCTGGGAGTCGCTATAGCTACCTTTGGATGCGCTATGAGTGTGCAGTTTGGTGTTACTAG AGTATGCTACACAGCCGCTCGTGGTGGTCACATGTTAGAAGTATTCTCATACGTTAATGTTAAGCGATTAACACCCGCCCCAGCTGTGGCTTTCCAA gcaATACTAACATCAGTATTCATACTGGTTGGCAACATCAAAACTCTAATAGAGTTCGCCAGTTGGTTCCTATGGTTCTTCTACGGTCTCGCCATGGTCGCTTTACTAGTTCTAAGAAAAACACAACCAAAGAAACATCGCCCATACAGGGTTCCGACAATAGTCCCGTGCTTTGTGTTGCTAGTGgcgatatttttatcgatactgCCAATCGTACACGACCCATCCCTTAAATATTTGATGGCTGTGGGCTTCATATTGATGGGCGCTACGGTGTACACCGTGTTTGTATATTATAAGAAAACTCCGACTGCTATTTTAA GAAAATTCACATTCCTCACTCAAGTCCTGTTCGAAAGTGTGCCGCCAAGCGATCGTCAAGACTGA